The sequence ATTGTCGGTCTCACGCTCCGGTTCTAGGACCCCCAAGGAAATTGATCCATCGGGGGCACCTATAAGAACCTACGAGAGACTATCCACCTTAGATTCAACGACACCCGCAACGACCTTCCCATACGACCTCTGCACCCGGCCCTCAGACCTCGAGCTGCTGCCAGGCACCTCCTGCTTGCTCACGGCTTCGGGTGTTCGCACTGGCAGCCAAGCTCGGCACGGCTCAAGCCACCTTCTCGGCGACATAGACGTGGTTGTCCCCGGGGTCGTTGAAGTGGGTCTTCAGCTCCATCCCCGATCGCTCCAGCAGCTCCCGGTATCCGTCCGCGCCCAACGAGACGTAGTGGAACGCCACTCCATTCATCTCCCCCTGCTTCGAACCCTGCACATCTCCCGAGGTAAAGAAAAACTGCCCGCCGGGCTTCAACCAATCCGAAACCTGCCGTACCACGGCTCGCTGGTCGTCTTCTGATAGGTGGAAGAGCACGCCCCAGGCCACCACCGCATCGAAGGACTCGGCGGCGAAGTGGGCGTCTTGGATCCGCCCGCAGCGGGCGGGGACGCTCGGAAACGCGGCGCGGTAGCGTTCGATCATCTCCAACGAGCTATCCAACGCCACCACGTCGAAGCCTTCCTGGAGCAGGAACCGAGAGATCGGGATGCCGTTGCCACAGCCGAGATCGAGCACCCGCGCGTGGGGCGGCAAGCCACGGGCAAAGTCTGCGAGCTCGGGAATGCCGACCTCGGGATCCCGGGCTGTGGCGTACCACTCGGCGATTTGGTCGTATTCGCGCATAGCAGGCGGCTCGACTTTCCCCACGGGCCGATCAGGCACTCAGCACAGAGAGAATCGTGGGCCGGGTGAACGCTCGATGCCCTGCCTCACCCGAAAAAACACGAGAATTCGTCCGCCTCCACCAAGGCCAGGAACTCCTCCACCGAATGGACCTCCCGGGCAGGATCGTAGGGATGCCACTTGAGGTCCGCTCGCTGCCAATAGACCTTCCAAATCCCCGTCCTCTTGACATAGGTCGCCTTGGCGATGGCGGACTCGATGGTCTGAGACGGATCGTTCCACCGGGGACGGATCTCGA comes from Acidobacteriota bacterium and encodes:
- a CDS encoding class I SAM-dependent methyltransferase is translated as MREYDQIAEWYATARDPEVGIPELADFARGLPPHARVLDLGCGNGIPISRFLLQEGFDVVALDSSLEMIERYRAAFPSVPARCGRIQDAHFAAESFDAVVAWGVLFHLSEDDQRAVVRQVSDWLKPGGQFFFTSGDVQGSKQGEMNGVAFHYVSLGADGYRELLERSGMELKTHFNDPGDNHVYVAEKVA
- a CDS encoding DUF3024 domain-containing protein → MALSEFETKRVERAVAGFMDRRRPPAHIRPKLDFGYRITGQSLELFEIRPRWNDPSQTIESAIAKATYVKRTGIWKVYWQRADLKWHPYDPAREVHSVEEFLALVEADEFSCFFG